Part of the Nicotiana sylvestris chromosome 5, ASM39365v2, whole genome shotgun sequence genome is shown below.
AGCACTTTTAATTTCTAACTGTTAAGAAGATTGGAGATCTTTTTAGGAGATAAAGTATTATTTTTTCATTCGAAGTTGATTTTGTGTATGTATATGGAAATAGGTTCTCAGAAGTTGCTGAGCTTCTTGATGTCTGCTGGTTTGACCTTTCTGGCAAAATTAACACCAATATGCTCTCACCTGACACTAGATATGGCGCTTACCTTGTCTTCACGACAAAATCCAGGACCTATGGATTTGGAAACCAACCTGCAGAGAGCTCAGTAGGGATTACCGGACATGAAAGAGAAACACAGACAGTTTATTTGGATCCTCAGGGAGGTCGGAGACACAGGTACCAAGTAGTCCCGAGACGCTTAGGAATATTCACCCACCACATGGCTCACATATTGAGACACGAAGTGGATACACCCTATGAACCGGAAGGCCGTTATCCGAAGCAGAGAAGTGATGGGTGGTTGGAAATTGAATTGGGAGAATTCTTTGTCAAGAGGGGGCAAGAAGCTGAACTGGAGATGAGCTTGACAGAGCTGAAGGGAGGTAACTGGAAAAGTGGCTTAATTGTTGAAGGGATTGATATCAGGCCTAAGGAGGGCAAATGATTTATTTAATTATGGAAGTTTGTTTCTCTGTTCCAACTACTTCCCCTCTAAATAAATTATGAGAGCAAGAAAAAGAGGAACTAAAGACCAGGAGGGTTCAAGCGCCTAGCAAGATCTCGTGGTTAAAGTCTTGGCCATAATTATAGAAGAAATTGCACAATTTTCGTGTCTGTCTattatatttttgtttgttttatgaTGATAGGTTTTAATGTTTTATTGTAATGCTTCCCTTCTGTGGCAGTAATAATTTGTTTCAATTATTTTGTCTTAACTCGAATATGGCTCTCTACCATTGTATGCATTTGGATCTCGAACGGGGCTGTTtcgggagaaattaaaaaatagccagatttataagtggtcattcaaaaatagccacagtttcaaaagtcattgaaatttagtcactttttatgtaaagataaatttgaacgaaatattgctcaaaatccggaaaatattccagcataatatactggaattccaatATAATATATTGGAACTCCAATATGTATACGttgctggaactctagtatattttactggagttccaacaaagtatactggaactccagtataatatactggagccagcaGAGTAtatcagtccagcataatatgctagaagttcatgcacaggtgcaccgaactccagtatattatgctggatcggtttTGTTGAAGCAAAATATTGGCTATTTTCTAATGACTTggcaaatgctggctatttttgaatgatcagtccgaaaactggctagcccgtgctattttaacagCTGTTCTACCATTTTATGCATTTGGATCTTGATTAGATATCGACATTTTGAGTTTGGACCATTCACCATTGTACCTATCTCTACACTTGGAGAAAAGTGGCCCATAGAAATAAAGGCTCACTTGTGTTGCGGCTAATCGAAGAAAAAAATTGCACGGAGCGCcatatttggtcgcccccatttaatttatacctaattttttttaaacttttaacttgtacccattttTAAATAACTtgagccccctttctcctcctccttctcctcctttgttttcttcttcaagttacaaAACAAACTGGTATTTATCTCCAAGCCACGCTGCTTTAGTTATAAGGTAACAAAATCATGCTTTTAGCCTTTTTCCTCTGCTTTTGAGTATGAGTTGATCCAACTTCCTACTCTTCTCCACTCATTCTTGCAGTGCTGGCAGAGATttcagaaaaaataatttttcatagTTTGTTGTCGTAACTAAAAAGAAATAAAGTTATCCAGTAGCTGCCGCTGCTCTCATTTTTTGGAAATTGAGAAGCCAAACCTGCattctctttctcatttttagGCACGTCTTTCTCTGTCTTTCATTTCAATCACCACCAAGCTCAGCAAATTACtgctattttcttaaaaaatcacTGCTAATTGTGATGCTTCAGTTCTAGAGCagagctgaagttcgctagttacaaaaacaaaaacttcagctttcgccagttacaaaacaaaaacttcgccagttacaaaaacaaaaacttcagcaattacaaacaaaaacttcagcacacttggttcaacacacttgctacttcaggccgtctactagaatgctgaagttttgcgtgattgcatttactacttcagccccgtatgctgaagttatggaAAAAGCAGGTacacttgtaatttttttttttttgcaaagcgggcacaagttaaaacgtgacacaaaaagcgggtatagatgcgaATGCCCCCTAATCAAAACGTAGATTGGCCCGATTCTTTTAATTCTTCGTCTCATGGTTGGATGAATGTTGAAATTTCAAGTACTCAATCGTGGATACGAGTTGCACAagatagggataaggtctgcatacacactaccatATCCCACTTGTGGGGATACGAGTAGTGAGATTTTTGAACACTCTATCcattaataaaacaaaaaaattgtgaacatcttCATGCGTTCTTCATCTCTAGTATTATATAGGCGTAGTGCTAGTAACGTCTCAGTACTAAAATAGGTATTATGGTGCTTTTCAAATAGTTGGTTGCCTTCATGTCAtggaattcaaaattaaaatgaagcACCATTTCATTCTTGCCGTCTGCCTGAAATACAATTCCAACTATACATAGTAATAGTCTTTTTCTTACTTTTCTGGGATGGTCATGTGCGTGAATTCTTCTGCTTATGTCCATTCTATTCATTTTCAACTTGTGTGATCTAGAAACACTAGATAGCTGCCGCTTAATTCTGCTATATTTTATTTTGAGTTGAGATGGTAACAAAGTACTACAACTATGTTGTCTATTAGGTTCTTAGAGTTGTGTATCATATGTTGTAAATAGATAAAATCTCATTGAGGTTTTTAGAATCGTATATTATGTCGTATAAAGAGGAAGTTTTATTCATTTGTACTTGATGACATACTTCAGTTTATGTATATGGAAACTAATGCCTGAATTTCCTttctttaatttcattattttgtgACTAGCATCACTTTCTAGTATATAATTTATAACTAACTAACTAATCCGTTTCTTTATAAATCTTTTACAAATGGTAATATAAAGGTATAAAGCACGTAGAAAATTTAAGGAAGCATGAGTTTTGATGGACTAAATCTAAGAGTTATACAACGTGTATACTCCTATAGCTAGAATGCTAGTATAAAATAATATTTACCCCGTGCGAATACTCCTATCGCTAGAATGCttgtataaaaaaataattttccccGCAAACTAAAAGTTGAAGGCGGAAAGTGCTTACCACTTGAGCAACTCTATCTTGTCATTATTATAGTAAGAGATAaaaagttttctttcttttttcttttcttttacctTTTTGGAGAAGGTGATCGAGGAGGACGCAAcaatgttttatttatttttttacttttaatagtgtgaaagaatttttttactttattagGTTATCTAAAAAGTAAATACATATAATCATCcaaaaaatgaaatgaacaacTTGATAAATAAGACTGATTACCAACTACAACATGTTAAAATATATTGATAATATAGGATTATATACATTGTCAAAATATATAAGTTAAATCACACAAAATTGCATCAAAAGATAAAAACTTAAAAAAAGGAAACAGGACAAAGATGAAGTGCATAGAAGTTATGGTGCATTACAAGTATTTGTCTTAGATAGAATGGGAGAGGAGGAAAAGAGGTGTTAGATTACAAGATATACAACCATTCAAATCTCCCTTTTTTTCTCTGATGAGAAATCTTGAGGAAAATTCTTGAGCCAATGATTTGTCCCTTTCCTCCATTCCTAATAATTTGTTTTCCTTCAATATCTTTCAACCTGGAAAACCCTCCTTCCTTCTCCCATTTTTACGTTAATTTTTTCTCAATGTGACCATTTCATGCACAACATTAATTTTTCAACCCTTCATATGTTAAACTTCAAATGTAAAATCCACTCGTGAAACACAAGGATCAATATATTTGTTTTGACATATTTTCTTTTAACATTTTGCTAATTTTATTCTAgaggtgaattttttttttctttaatcttGTGAAGAAGATATGGCCTCCCTTGCTCTATATAAGGAATCAATGATATGATATGAGTTGCCTCCCTTGTTTTCAGTCTAAGAAAACCAACGAGCCACCGGAGGACCTCCCGGTCGCTCGCCCCCTAAATGCTCCATCCCCTCCACCACATTTTGGTATGTTCTTTGTTTTTAAAAAATGGACCAATTTATAGTTTCTTTGCCAGCTCCTATTAGCACATACATTGGTGTTTCTCTTTATTTTACCTGCCCCTTTTCTTTTGTCTGAATTAATTTCTACGAGAAGAATGTATTTGTAGAGGTCAAGAATCTTGTACAAGAATGAAAGGCACTTATGAATATGCAAACAACTTGACACTCAAGTAGGAAGTCAATTAAGTTATGTATTTTAAGACAATCTCAGCATGGAAACATACAGTGAATGCTAATGGTGTTCAGAACTAATACCTTATTCAATAAAAAGAATAAGCTGACTTAGAATTCAAGAGAAGAAAAATGCCACCATGTTTGTTTGTTTTCCTTAGTTTTCAGAAACACCAAGTAAGTGGAAGCTCTGCCTTCTACGCGGCCTCTATgtatacaataacaacaacaacaacaactacccagtaaaatctcacatGGTGGGGTCTgtggagggtaatgtgtacgcagaccttacccctgccccggtaggacagagaggctgtttccgatagaccctcgactcagaacgacggaaataaagaaaaacaaggaaaacaagaaaagaaaagagaattcattagtaactccagtAAAAACCATTATAGTAACAGaagcataaaaatcaaaagatgaatgacatgcaataacagtaaccaGAGTCTAAGGAATCTAAGATAAACAACAAGAATAGTGTGGGTTCAACATAAACTGCAAACCATCTAAGATCAACCCCAATCCAACCCCGCCTCACCCCCGGCATGCAGTAAGGAAAGCTCCACTACCCCTATCCTACAACTCTAATGCTAGTCCTCAaggccttcctatcaagggctatgtcctcggaaatctgcagacgaaccatgtcctgcctgatcacctctacccaatacttcttaggtctccgtCTACCTCTTATATTAGAAAATTTCCAGAAAATGTATATGTATACTTGTACTAAGTTTGCACCCACTGTCACATAAGCATATAAATAAATGGTAATAAGTAGGCCGCACACAATACTTACTTGAATCCGCCTCCATAAACATCTAAGGCAGCTGCTTTGGCTCCCCTTAGTTGGCTAGTTGTGAttgcttttgttccttttctTACGGGGCGTGATGGTTCTGGAATACCTGCATGTCATGTTTAATTTCCGTAACATATCTGCAGGCTTGTGTTTACATTTTCCTTGCATTTCACAGAAAATAACAACTACAAACCACCATGTGAAAATGCTAACAAAGTTGAGCTAGCTAGCCCCGTTGAGAATGGGGATAGCAACGCTAAGACTTTCACATTCCGTGAGCTAGCCAGTGCAACAAAGAACTTCCGACAAGAATGCCTAATAGGAGAAGGTGGATTTGGAAGAGTGTTCAAGGGAACACTTCAAGGCGGAGAGGTAAAATGGCCCTAGTGTTTGTTCCTCATCTGTTTCTGCTTTTATGCATCTCCACATACTGAGACTTCACTTTTCATATCTAAATAGGTTGTGGCAGTAAAACAACTAGACAGGACTGGAACACAAGGAAACAAGGAGTTTCAAGTTGAAGTGTTTATGCTAACTCTCCTTAACCACCCAAATCTGGTCAGTCTCATTGGATATTGTGCTGATGGAGATCAG
Proteins encoded:
- the LOC104215017 gene encoding putative F-box protein PP2-B12, coding for MAVESYEIFAAGDELPEGCLANALSLTSPKDACRLSLVASTFRSAAESDAVWERFLPPDYGDIISRSIDGPDSLAVGSKKELYLHLCDHPILIDGGTKSFSLEKWSGKKCYMLAARSLKIVWADTPRYWRWISLPESRFSEVAELLDVCWFDLSGKINTNMLSPDTRYGAYLVFTTKSRTYGFGNQPAESSVGITGHERETQTVYLDPQGGRRHRYQVVPRRLGIFTHHMAHILRHEVDTPYEPEGRYPKQRSDGWLEIELGEFFVKRGQEAELEMSLTELKGGNWKSGLIVEGIDIRPKEGK